A stretch of Acaryochloris thomasi RCC1774 DNA encodes these proteins:
- a CDS encoding helix-turn-helix transcriptional regulator, which yields MTISLTAAEFTELCETSDDQPSVQEAGWGRSAVLPKRLGKGIRQSFHLRGGLTVEITEGRLQQTLRVKQVHELSFPVTAKFILSGLSSVETPGVKEVCPHYIEQKGHSYLYHLPDLKEVEEWYADEPIKVVMIYADPGYFHFLDQDSALPQPLQQSLRGQRFHQSLGPISSAMRSLLQQILHCPYMGMTQALYLESKALELLALQLDQWPQQALSASQLPIDEVERLHQAQELLIRNADNPPLLVELARQVGLNDRKLKQGFRQLFGTTVFGYLQDYRMKQAKQLLEEERLTVAAIATSVGYRNPEAFSTAFRRKFSVSPKAYQLSIRG from the coding sequence ATGACGATTTCCCTCACTGCAGCAGAATTTACAGAACTATGTGAGACCTCCGATGATCAGCCGTCCGTTCAAGAGGCGGGGTGGGGGCGTTCTGCCGTTTTACCCAAACGCCTCGGCAAAGGGATTAGGCAATCGTTTCATCTGCGAGGTGGACTGACAGTTGAGATCACAGAAGGTCGCCTACAGCAGACACTTCGAGTCAAGCAAGTCCACGAATTAAGCTTCCCAGTCACGGCTAAATTCATCCTGTCTGGGTTGTCATCGGTCGAGACACCAGGGGTCAAAGAGGTTTGCCCTCACTATATTGAGCAGAAAGGGCATAGCTACCTATACCATCTTCCTGACTTAAAAGAGGTCGAAGAATGGTATGCAGATGAACCGATCAAAGTGGTGATGATTTATGCCGATCCTGGCTACTTTCACTTTTTGGATCAAGATAGTGCTCTCCCCCAGCCCTTGCAGCAGAGTTTGCGAGGCCAGCGGTTTCACCAATCCTTAGGGCCCATTTCTTCAGCAATGCGGTCGCTTCTGCAGCAAATCTTGCACTGTCCTTATATGGGTATGACCCAAGCGCTTTACCTCGAAAGTAAAGCACTGGAACTCCTGGCGCTCCAGTTGGATCAGTGGCCTCAGCAGGCTCTCTCTGCTTCACAGTTACCTATCGATGAGGTTGAGCGGCTGCATCAGGCCCAAGAGTTGCTGATCCGCAATGCTGATAACCCTCCTCTTTTAGTTGAACTAGCGCGTCAGGTGGGCCTAAACGATCGCAAGCTGAAGCAGGGCTTTCGCCAACTCTTTGGTACTACAGTTTTTGGCTATCTGCAGGACTATCGGATGAAGCAGGCAAAGCAGCTTTTAGAGGAAGAAAGGCTGACCGTTGCTGCGATCGCAACCTCAGTGGGCTACCGAAATCCAGAAGCATTTAGTACCGCATTTCGACGTAAATTCTCTGTCAGTCCCAAGGCCTATCAACTGAGCATCCGGGGCTAG
- a CDS encoding histidine phosphatase family protein: MIKKSKTVELFLALGLAVSVAACSSDVSSTGGGEAGSSETPVVAEVPEGGEGEEYSEGEQANADFEDKLSGPELLSALKEGGHVIYFRHAQTEKDYADQADPNLNLTDCETQRKLNDVGEKQAKDIGAAFKEKNIPVGEVITSEYCRAWKTADLAFGQHTKNSKLNFLPFEDYTDAQVEEMKANVTPLLTATPADGKNTILVGHDDIFEAATGIYPDPQGIAYVLTPDGSGAFELQANVLPDEWATL; this comes from the coding sequence ATGATTAAGAAGTCTAAAACTGTAGAGCTATTTCTAGCTCTAGGACTAGCAGTTAGCGTGGCAGCCTGTAGTAGTGATGTTTCATCTACCGGAGGAGGTGAAGCAGGTTCTAGTGAAACACCTGTTGTGGCTGAGGTTCCTGAAGGCGGCGAGGGTGAAGAGTACAGTGAGGGCGAGCAAGCAAACGCAGACTTTGAAGACAAGCTGAGTGGCCCAGAACTTTTGAGCGCACTTAAAGAAGGGGGGCATGTCATCTACTTCCGCCACGCTCAGACAGAAAAAGATTATGCCGACCAGGCTGATCCCAATCTCAATCTCACAGATTGCGAGACCCAGCGTAAGCTCAACGATGTGGGCGAAAAGCAGGCAAAAGATATTGGCGCAGCATTTAAAGAGAAAAATATCCCCGTCGGTGAAGTCATTACCAGCGAGTACTGTCGCGCTTGGAAAACAGCAGACCTAGCCTTCGGTCAACACACAAAAAATTCAAAACTCAACTTCTTGCCCTTTGAAGACTACACTGACGCGCAAGTGGAAGAGATGAAGGCCAACGTAACCCCCCTACTGACGGCAACACCTGCAGATGGTAAAAACACGATCCTCGTGGGTCATGACGATATTTTTGAGGCCGCAACCGGCATCTATCCAGACCCTCAAGGAATAGCTTACGTGCTGACGCCTGACGGTAGCGGTGCCTTCGAGCTACAGGCCAATGTCCTGCCTGACGAGTGGGCAACACTGTAG
- a CDS encoding ExbD/TolR family protein: MRLPDEPDLPAQINIVPMIDVIFAILTFFIVATLFLNKSEGLPVNLPQASTAKPQISTKVTVSIEPDGEIALNRKPLELDALEGQIRDMVTDEQKVTVIINADQQVGHGQVVAVMDRIRKIDGAKLAIATRRP, translated from the coding sequence ATGCGGCTACCCGATGAGCCCGATTTGCCCGCTCAGATCAATATTGTCCCCATGATTGATGTGATCTTTGCGATTTTGACCTTCTTTATTGTGGCGACGCTGTTTCTGAATAAGAGCGAGGGATTGCCCGTTAATTTGCCTCAGGCCAGCACGGCTAAACCTCAGATTTCAACAAAAGTAACGGTCTCTATCGAACCAGATGGAGAAATTGCGCTTAACCGGAAGCCGCTAGAGCTGGATGCTCTAGAAGGTCAGATCAGGGACATGGTCACTGATGAGCAGAAGGTCACGGTGATTATCAATGCCGACCAGCAAGTGGGGCATGGTCAGGTGGTTGCTGTAATGGACCGGATCCGCAAGATTGATGGGGCTAAACTTGCGATCGCAACACGTCGCCCTTAA
- a CDS encoding MotA/TolQ/ExbB proton channel family protein: MTISRFFLAGGVVMIPLMLLSVVAIALIAERLFFWLKTNRQQEQLVQRVFKLYRLDNVYEAMGVIKDNIKLPIARIFLAALNLDAPTPEEFRLALESEAQAEIPTLKRFSTAFETIISVSPLLGLLGTVTGLITSFASLTLGNIGGSETAGVTGGISEALISTATGLVVAIVTLMFANTFRGMYQKELALIQEYGGQLELLYRHQYERGRLTHAATR; the protein is encoded by the coding sequence ATGACAATCAGCCGCTTTTTCCTTGCGGGTGGGGTAGTGATGATACCCCTGATGCTACTTTCGGTGGTTGCGATCGCACTCATCGCAGAGCGTCTATTTTTCTGGCTAAAGACCAATCGTCAGCAAGAGCAGCTCGTTCAAAGGGTCTTCAAGCTCTACAGATTAGACAATGTCTACGAAGCAATGGGTGTTATCAAAGACAACATCAAGCTACCGATTGCTCGCATATTTCTAGCAGCATTGAACTTGGATGCACCAACGCCGGAAGAGTTCCGGCTGGCGTTAGAGAGTGAAGCACAAGCTGAAATCCCGACACTGAAACGATTTAGTACAGCGTTTGAAACCATTATTAGCGTGTCACCACTTCTGGGTCTTCTGGGGACGGTGACGGGTTTAATCACTTCATTTGCGTCCCTGACGCTGGGTAATATTGGCGGAAGTGAAACGGCCGGCGTAACTGGAGGCATCAGCGAGGCTCTAATCTCGACTGCCACGGGTTTGGTGGTTGCGATTGTCACGCTGATGTTTGCCAATACATTTCGGGGAATGTACCAGAAGGAGCTAGCTTTAATTCAGGAATATGGCGGTCAGCTAGAGCTGCTCTATCGTCACCAATATGAACGAGGGAGGTTAACCCATGCGGCTACCCGATGA
- a CDS encoding sucrase ferredoxin — MGTTELFNDCRYCSLVSKANGEDPIGTAGTADHWLVMEIPQPWPREMFATHPLISQLLPLLKKLILRHGIKLRPVAISSDPEYSCPGYTRIIYYRRPQTYFAQYEKQDYLVPDSETPHLAIALLDHLMGKANTLPEFDQYLQPTQHLRDILICTHTQVDLACGRFGTPLYRKLRQNFANSESLRVWKSTHFGGHKFAPTLLDLPTGQLWGHLEDEILPSLIHREGPIHNMRPFYRGWSGLGKFEQIAEREVWMQEGWQWLTYPRTGRLQRKGLPGIKRPLYSLLRYLPIQLLQMWLEKWTDDAKWADVKIQYQDADGIERQYRVRVEEYGTVLTASKSAKERNVQIEMIPVPQYRVCELVKQN; from the coding sequence ATGGGCACAACAGAATTATTCAATGATTGCCGATACTGTTCCTTGGTCTCTAAGGCGAATGGTGAAGATCCCATTGGCACGGCGGGGACTGCAGATCACTGGCTGGTCATGGAAATTCCGCAGCCTTGGCCCCGTGAGATGTTTGCCACGCATCCATTGATTAGTCAGCTATTGCCTCTGTTAAAGAAACTGATTCTGCGGCACGGGATTAAGTTGAGGCCAGTTGCGATCTCATCTGACCCCGAATATTCCTGCCCTGGCTATACCCGCATCATTTACTATCGGCGACCCCAGACGTACTTTGCTCAATACGAGAAGCAGGACTACCTAGTCCCAGATTCTGAGACCCCACACTTAGCCATAGCCCTTCTCGATCATTTAATGGGGAAAGCGAATACGCTACCTGAATTTGATCAATATCTGCAGCCCACCCAACATCTCCGGGATATTCTGATCTGCACCCACACTCAGGTTGATTTGGCCTGTGGTCGATTTGGGACTCCACTATACCGGAAGCTTCGTCAAAACTTTGCAAATAGTGAGTCATTGCGAGTTTGGAAAAGCACTCACTTCGGCGGCCATAAATTCGCGCCAACCCTATTAGACTTACCCACAGGACAGCTCTGGGGACACCTCGAAGATGAAATTCTGCCCTCCCTAATCCACCGAGAAGGTCCAATTCATAACATGCGTCCCTTCTATCGGGGCTGGTCAGGTTTAGGCAAATTTGAGCAAATTGCTGAGCGTGAAGTCTGGATGCAGGAAGGATGGCAGTGGTTAACCTATCCCAGAACAGGCCGACTCCAGCGAAAAGGGTTGCCGGGCATAAAGCGACCTTTATATTCACTTCTGCGCTATCTTCCGATTCAGCTTCTACAAATGTGGTTGGAGAAATGGACCGACGATGCAAAGTGGGCTGATGTAAAGATTCAGTATCAAGATGCTGACGGTATTGAGCGACAGTACAGGGTCAGAGTTGAAGAGTATGGGACTGTTCTCACCGCTTCTAAATCAGCAAAGGAACGAAACGTACAAATAGAGATGATTCCTGTACCGCAATATCGCGTCTGCGAGCTTGTCAAACAAAACTGA
- a CDS encoding calcium-binding protein, giving the protein MTINGTVLDDILNGTEGNDLINGLGGNDILAGNEGDDTLVGGNGDDILNGGRGDDRIRGGRGNDIVEGGRGQDTITTGAGDDVIFGGRRSSGSGGSDRPGDTINAGAGDDVVTGGGRNDFIQGGSGNDTIEGSRGNDTLRGGSGDDVIAIDSIELGGEGGEGGEGGEGGEGGEGGEGGEGGEGGEGGEAGPVVGITADIAEVTEGEEVTFTFNVEGDIPPEGLPIAIGSSNIAQDTLDFDPAILSETPEGFAGPPGFSSSNIELTLTEPGASLTLRLLEDGIDEGTETIDFFIEDGELYDVDPANSTVELSVSDSEGGEAGEGGEAGEGGEAGEGGEAGEGGEAGEGGEAGEGGPVSTEGGEAFGGRGDDTLLGSTRDDLLDGGRGDDVIAGAGGNDTIRGGSGDDLLLAGELDLFGGFGGEGGEGGEGGEGGEGGEGVILEGGNGNDIAAGAEGDDQISGGNGDDSLQGNAGNDSITGGNGDDVVLAGAGDDVIQTGNGADIVNGSDGLDVISAGAGNDILLFGGADDDTILGGAGDDRIIGNTGDDLVIGGADSDTIGFFTFGEQTFADLGVDIVSGFSVAEDTISLGAETFAALTSDVGVGFSDATDFTVVDSFGDADTTGARIIFGADSTTLFYDTNGAEAGFGDGGAFAILNGSDPLTADNFVIEESIFG; this is encoded by the coding sequence ATGACGATTAATGGAACTGTATTAGACGACATCCTCAACGGTACTGAGGGCAACGATCTCATCAATGGTCTTGGTGGGAATGATATTTTGGCTGGCAATGAGGGGGATGACACGCTTGTTGGTGGAAATGGTGATGACATCCTTAATGGCGGCAGAGGCGATGACCGAATTCGTGGCGGCAGAGGGAACGACATTGTTGAAGGAGGACGTGGTCAAGATACAATCACGACCGGAGCAGGTGATGATGTGATTTTTGGCGGCAGGCGTTCTTCTGGGTCTGGTGGCAGTGATCGCCCTGGAGATACGATTAATGCAGGCGCTGGCGACGACGTTGTCACTGGTGGTGGTAGAAATGATTTCATCCAGGGTGGAAGTGGCAACGATACCATTGAAGGCTCTCGTGGAAATGACACCTTGAGAGGTGGTAGTGGCGATGATGTGATCGCGATTGACAGTATAGAGCTAGGCGGTGAAGGCGGCGAAGGCGGCGAAGGCGGTGAAGGCGGTGAAGGCGGTGAAGGCGGTGAAGGCGGCGAAGGCGGTGAAGGCGGCGAAGGCGGCGAAGCTGGTCCGGTAGTTGGAATCACCGCCGATATTGCCGAGGTTACGGAAGGTGAAGAAGTCACTTTTACTTTCAATGTTGAAGGCGATATTCCCCCAGAAGGTCTCCCCATTGCTATTGGAAGTTCTAATATTGCTCAGGATACATTGGACTTTGATCCGGCAATTCTCTCCGAAACTCCGGAAGGCTTCGCTGGACCACCTGGCTTCTCTTCTAGCAACATCGAACTGACTCTAACAGAGCCTGGCGCTAGCCTCACTCTCAGGCTGTTAGAAGATGGAATTGACGAGGGTACTGAAACCATAGATTTCTTTATTGAGGATGGTGAGCTTTACGACGTCGATCCGGCAAACAGTACCGTTGAACTGTCAGTTTCGGATAGCGAAGGCGGCGAAGCTGGTGAAGGCGGTGAAGCTGGTGAAGGCGGTGAAGCTGGTGAAGGCGGTGAAGCTGGTGAAGGCGGTGAAGCTGGCGAAGGCGGTGAAGCTGGTGAAGGCGGTCCCGTTAGTACTGAAGGTGGTGAGGCCTTTGGTGGTCGCGGCGACGATACTCTTTTGGGAAGTACCCGAGACGATCTCTTAGACGGTGGTCGCGGTGATGATGTTATTGCTGGCGCTGGAGGTAATGACACTATCAGAGGTGGTAGTGGTGATGATCTCTTACTCGCTGGTGAGCTAGATCTCTTCGGTGGCTTTGGCGGCGAAGGCGGTGAAGGTGGTGAAGGTGGTGAAGGTGGTGAAGGTGGCGAAGGCGTCATTCTTGAAGGCGGCAATGGAAATGACATCGCAGCCGGTGCTGAAGGTGATGATCAGATTTCTGGCGGCAATGGTGACGACTCCCTCCAAGGTAATGCTGGCAATGACAGTATTACTGGCGGTAACGGCGACGATGTTGTCCTAGCCGGTGCTGGTGATGATGTCATTCAAACTGGAAATGGTGCCGATATCGTTAATGGTTCTGACGGCCTAGACGTTATCAGCGCTGGTGCTGGGAATGATATTCTCCTGTTCGGTGGTGCTGATGATGACACCATCTTGGGGGGCGCTGGTGATGATCGCATCATTGGCAATACTGGTGATGATCTGGTCATCGGTGGTGCAGATAGCGATACGATTGGTTTCTTCACTTTTGGTGAGCAGACGTTTGCGGACCTAGGTGTAGATATCGTTAGCGGGTTCTCTGTAGCAGAAGACACTATCTCACTAGGAGCGGAAACTTTTGCTGCTTTGACAAGTGATGTAGGTGTAGGCTTCAGCGATGCCACCGATTTCACTGTTGTAGATTCATTTGGTGATGCCGACACCACCGGAGCACGCATCATCTTTGGTGCTGACTCTACGACTCTGTTTTATGACACAAATGGTGCAGAAGCTGGTTTTGGTGATGGGGGTGCATTTGCTATCCTCAACGGCAGCGATCCGCTGACAGCCGACAACTTTGTGATTGAAGAGTCAATCTTCGGCTAA
- a CDS encoding Fe2+-dependent dioxygenase — translation MIFTLTNLLPPEEVTSIVNRLDPEDFIDGKLTAGWAAKRVKENTQLGSKVSYGNEIKEKLKQALIKHQKFQSAARPKTVHSMLISRYEAGMSYGAHVDNALMGNHLRSDLSFTIFLNSPKGYEGGELIIQEAEQDRAIKLEAGSVIVYPSSTLHRVAEVKTGVRLVAVGWVQSLFRDPAQREILYDLDRARRSIFKTSGKSQEFDWIAKSMSNLMRQWSDM, via the coding sequence ATGATATTTACTCTTACTAACCTGCTACCACCGGAGGAAGTTACCTCAATTGTTAACCGCTTAGATCCAGAGGATTTTATCGATGGAAAGCTGACGGCTGGATGGGCTGCCAAGAGAGTAAAAGAGAACACGCAACTGGGGAGTAAGGTCAGCTACGGTAATGAGATTAAAGAGAAGCTGAAGCAAGCTTTGATCAAGCATCAAAAATTTCAGTCTGCAGCGCGACCCAAGACCGTGCATTCCATGCTCATCAGCCGCTACGAAGCAGGTATGTCTTACGGGGCACACGTTGATAACGCGCTGATGGGGAACCATTTACGCTCTGATCTTTCCTTTACTATTTTCCTTAACTCACCCAAAGGCTATGAGGGCGGAGAACTGATCATTCAAGAGGCTGAGCAAGATCGTGCCATTAAGCTTGAGGCTGGCTCGGTGATTGTTTATCCATCTTCGACTCTACATAGAGTTGCTGAAGTGAAAACGGGCGTTCGACTTGTCGCTGTGGGATGGGTTCAGAGTCTATTCCGCGATCCGGCCCAGAGAGAAATTCTCTATGATCTCGATCGCGCTCGTCGCTCTATCTTTAAAACCAGTGGCAAGTCTCAAGAATTTGACTGGATTGCGAAATCAATGTCAAACCTGATGCGGCAATGGTCTGATATGTAA
- a CDS encoding Ig-like domain-containing protein, protein MHSTTLLQSCDRNDLQRPALKQTLVIVDSNVDQLQMLLDDVSPHSHVVVLRPDQDGISQISAALEHYDRPIDLHLVSHGSAGRLQLGNTELSFETLEQHLEQIKSWSQVLKGADLHIYGCQVAKGATGHLFLQQLHQLTGANISASSQSIGRTNLEAHWELDVQVGTPQAAFIFSQELQQNYTGHFVITVSVNTTDLVESEETPFVITFTSDDPIDPTDPPIIRFTSSEGVAGLTRFSLLGNVPSGVTINPASIFGSEFEFVEFGVTGSGANITIPTANVDDNEGRAEAFPQDVEGENETLSFSFEIIDGGANDATLAPGSDSVTVTFFEEPVPVNTPPDAVNDTATTDAGAAVGINVLANDTDADAGDVLSVNAVGDATSGTTALNDDGTVTYTPDDGFVGDDSFTYDVTDGNGGTDTATVNVTVNEVVVPNVDPDAVNDSATIDAGGVATINVLANDTDSDGGTVVVDAVGDAANGTTAITVNGNVTYTPNDGFVGDDSFTYDISDGQGGTDTATVTVTVNEVIVPNVDPDAVNDTATTDAGVAATINVLANDTDSDGGTVVVDAVGDATSGTTALNDDGTVTYTPDDGFVGDDSFTYDVSDGQGGTDTATVNVTVNEVIVPNIDPDAVNDTATTNAGEAATINVLANDTDSDGGTVVVDAVGDPTSGTTALNDDGTVTYTPDDGFVGDDSFTYDVSDGQGGTDTATVNVTVNEVVVPNVDPDAVNDTATTDAGVAATINVLANDTDSDGGTVVVDAVGDATSGTTALNDDGTVTYTPNDGFVGDDSFTYDVSDGQGGTDTATVNVTVNEVVVPNIPPDAVDDSATTDAGVAAIIDVLANDTDSDGGAVVVDAVGDATSGIAALNDDGTVTYTPNDGFVGDDSFTYDVSDGQGGTDTATVNVTVSDVIAPNGNPDAVDDSVTTDAGVAAIVNVLANDTDPDGDPITVDAVGDATSGTTALNDDGTVTYTPNDGFVGDDSFTYDVSDGNGGTDTAVVSVSVLDDGGAAPDIVGTGGRDFLRGTDGDDTIKGLGSKDLIIAKGGSDQIHGGAGSDRVFGGSGNDLIYGNRGRDVLLGQNGNDRISGGENNDTLIGGKGNDVLSGDANRDVIIGGRGNDVLMGVTGDDILIGGRGQDTFVFGNGDGTDTVFDFTTGTDFIGLVDGELAFSDLDISQNGFITTLGVTETGETLARLIGVDAENLTADQFVTVPDVSDVATLPDDFSVI, encoded by the coding sequence ATGCATTCAACTACTTTGCTTCAATCGTGCGATCGCAACGATCTGCAACGCCCAGCCCTCAAACAGACGCTGGTTATCGTAGACTCCAACGTTGATCAGCTTCAGATGCTGTTAGACGACGTAAGCCCCCATTCTCACGTTGTTGTTCTCAGGCCAGACCAAGACGGTATCTCACAAATTTCTGCAGCCCTAGAACATTACGACCGCCCCATTGACTTGCACCTTGTTTCCCACGGCTCAGCCGGGCGTCTTCAGCTCGGGAACACCGAGCTTAGTTTCGAGACTCTTGAGCAACATCTTGAGCAGATAAAAAGCTGGTCGCAAGTGCTCAAGGGAGCTGACCTGCACATATATGGCTGTCAAGTTGCAAAGGGAGCCACGGGCCATCTGTTTCTACAGCAGTTGCATCAACTCACTGGGGCGAATATCTCAGCCTCTAGTCAAAGTATTGGTCGGACTAACTTAGAAGCTCATTGGGAGTTAGACGTTCAAGTAGGAACGCCTCAAGCTGCATTCATCTTCTCCCAGGAACTGCAGCAAAATTACACAGGTCATTTTGTGATTACCGTTAGCGTCAATACAACTGACCTTGTTGAGAGTGAAGAAACACCCTTTGTCATCACCTTTACCTCTGACGACCCTATCGATCCAACGGATCCGCCCATTATTCGATTTACAAGTTCTGAAGGAGTCGCTGGTCTAACGCGCTTCAGTCTTTTAGGTAATGTACCGAGTGGTGTCACGATTAACCCCGCCAGCATCTTCGGCTCAGAATTTGAGTTCGTAGAATTCGGCGTCACCGGAAGTGGAGCCAATATCACCATTCCCACAGCGAATGTGGATGATAACGAAGGACGAGCAGAAGCATTCCCTCAAGATGTTGAAGGCGAAAATGAGACCCTCTCATTCTCATTTGAGATTATCGACGGAGGAGCAAACGACGCCACCCTGGCACCAGGTTCTGACAGTGTGACAGTCACCTTCTTTGAAGAGCCTGTGCCTGTTAATACTCCCCCCGATGCTGTAAATGACACGGCCACAACAGACGCCGGTGCCGCAGTGGGGATCAACGTGCTCGCCAACGACACCGATGCGGATGCCGGCGATGTCCTTTCCGTCAATGCAGTCGGTGATGCCACCAGCGGTACAACGGCTCTCAACGATGATGGCACCGTTACCTACACGCCAGACGATGGCTTTGTTGGTGATGATAGCTTCACCTATGACGTTACCGATGGTAATGGTGGCACAGATACCGCCACAGTGAACGTCACCGTCAACGAAGTAGTTGTTCCCAACGTCGATCCTGATGCAGTTAATGATTCTGCCACCATTGACGCTGGCGGAGTTGCAACTATTAATGTGCTCGCAAATGACACCGATTCAGATGGCGGAACGGTTGTTGTTGATGCCGTCGGTGATGCCGCTAACGGTACAACAGCCATCACGGTTAATGGCAATGTCACCTACACGCCCAATGACGGCTTTGTTGGCGATGATAGCTTTACCTATGACATCAGTGATGGACAAGGTGGTACTGATACTGCCACAGTCACCGTTACTGTCAATGAAGTAATTGTTCCCAACGTCGACCCTGACGCGGTGAACGATACTGCCACCACTGACGCCGGTGTTGCAGCAACTATTAACGTACTCGCCAATGACACCGATTCAGATGGCGGCACGGTTGTTGTTGATGCCGTCGGTGATGCCACCAGCGGTACAACGGCTCTCAACGATGACGGTACTGTAACCTACACGCCCGATGATGGTTTTGTTGGTGACGACAGCTTTACCTATGACGTTAGCGATGGCCAAGGTGGTACTGATACCGCCACGGTGAACGTCACGGTCAATGAAGTAATTGTTCCTAACATTGATCCTGACGCGGTGAACGATACCGCCACGACGAATGCTGGTGAAGCGGCAACTATTAACGTCCTCGCCAATGACACCGACTCCGATGGTGGCACCGTTGTTGTCGATGCCGTCGGTGATCCCACTAGTGGCACAACGGCTCTCAATGATGACGGTACCGTAACCTACACGCCCGATGATGGTTTTGTTGGTGACGACAGCTTTACCTATGACGTTAGCGATGGCCAAGGTGGTACCGATACCGCCACGGTCAACGTCACGGTCAATGAAGTGGTTGTTCCCAACGTTGATCCTGACGCGGTGAACGATACTGCCACTACTGACGCCGGTGTTGCAGCGACCATCAATGTGCTTGCTAATGACACCGACTCCGATGGTGGCACCGTTGTTGTCGATGCCGTCGGTGATGCCACCAGCGGTACAACGGCTCTCAACGACGACGGCACCGTTACTTACACGCCCAATGACGGATTTGTTGGTGACGATAGCTTTACCTATGACGTTAGCGATGGTCAAGGTGGTACCGATACCGCCACGGTCAACGTCACGGTCAATGAAGTGGTTGTTCCCAACATTCCTCCTGACGCGGTCGATGATTCAGCCACCACTGATGCGGGTGTTGCAGCAATCATCGATGTTCTTGCCAATGACACCGACTCTGATGGCGGCGCGGTTGTTGTTGATGCTGTCGGTGACGCCACTAGTGGCATAGCGGCCCTCAACGATGACGGCACTGTGACCTACACGCCTAATGACGGCTTTGTTGGTGATGATAGCTTCACCTATGACGTTAGTGATGGCCAAGGTGGCACTGATACCGCCACAGTCAATGTCACCGTCAGTGATGTGATTGCCCCCAACGGCAACCCTGATGCGGTTGATGATTCAGTTACGACTGATGCGGGTGTTGCAGCAATCGTCAATGTTCTTGCCAATGACACCGATCCTGACGGAGATCCGATTACGGTTGATGCCGTCGGTGATGCCACTAGCGGCACAACCGCTCTCAATGACGATGGCACTGTGACCTACACGCCCAATGATGGCTTTGTCGGTGATGATAGCTTCACCTACGATGTCAGCGATGGTAATGGCGGGACAGATACGGCGGTGGTTTCAGTCAGTGTTCTTGACGATGGCGGAGCTGCACCTGACATTGTAGGAACAGGGGGTAGAGATTTCCTTAGAGGAACTGATGGAGACGATACGATCAAAGGCCTAGGAAGCAAAGACCTGATCATCGCTAAGGGAGGCAGCGATCAGATTCATGGTGGAGCTGGTAGCGACCGAGTCTTCGGTGGCTCAGGCAATGATCTGATTTATGGCAATCGTGGCCGAGATGTATTGCTGGGACAAAACGGGAACGATCGCATCTCTGGCGGAGAAAATAATGACACTCTAATCGGAGGTAAAGGCAACGATGTTCTCAGTGGCGATGCCAATCGTGATGTCATTATCGGAGGACGTGGCAATGATGTGCTGATGGGTGTGACCGGCGACGATATTCTCATCGGTGGTCGAGGCCAAGATACCTTTGTCTTTGGCAACGGCGACGGCACAGACACTGTCTTTGACTTCACCACTGGCACCGACTTTATTGGCCTAGTTGACGGAGAATTAGCCTTCTCTGATCTCGATATTTCTCAAAATGGGTTTATCACAACGCTAGGCGTCACAGAAACAGGTGAAACTCTCGCCCGCTTGATTGGAGTTGATGCTGAGAATCTGACGGCAGATCAGTTTGTTACTGTGCCTGATGTCTCAGACGTTGCTACCTTGCCCGACGACTTCTCCGTCATTTAG